A region of the Bacillus sp. NP247 genome:
CGCACCGAGTAACCAGCGTTTTAAGCTATTAGTCCAAAATTTGTTTTTTAACGTTTGATCTTCTTCGATGGAAGCTATACCTTCAACTTCAATGTAATCTTCATCTAATTTCTTTCCCTCTCGCCCAAGTAGTACATGTACATTTGGATTCTTTTCGATATCTGTTATCTTTTTTGAATTTCGATCTGTTGCAACATATAGTACAAAATCTTCGTGGAAAAACATCATAAAGGCACCATGTGGTTTATCGTTACGTACAGTAGATAATATACCTGTTCGTTGACCTTGAATAATAGTTGCGATTTTTTCTTTTAAGTGCATGCTTATAACCTCTTTTCAAATTTTTAATTCTTTCTGTCTAAACAAGACAATTTAAATATCTTTCATACTGTTTTCTTCAATTCGATTTTTTAAACGTAATTGTGATGAAATCGGACAAGTTAGGAGAAGAATAATAATAATATTGAGGAGAAATACAGACGATGGAAGGATGGAAAGCATGTTTAATAAAATATTTCTTATAGTAGCGCTTATAGGTGTACCACTTTCTGTACTCGGAAAAACATTGCATTGGCCTCAAACAATTATGTTTGCTGTATATTGCATTACGATTATCGCATTAGCGGGGTTTATGGGGAGAGCAACAGAAAGTTTAGCAATTGTTTCTGGACCTCGGATAGGTGGATTATTAAATGCTACTTTTGGTAATGCGGTTGAACTTATCATTTCAATTTTCGCACTTCAAGCAGGGTTAATTGAAGTTGTGCTAGCTTCATTAACGGGTTCTGTACTTGGGAATTTATTATTAGTAGGAGGACTTTCCTTTTTTATAGGTGGCCTTAAATATAAAAGACAAAGTTTTAATGTGTATGATGCGAGGCATAATTCAGCTTTATTAATATTTGCTGTTGTCGTAGCCTTTGTTATTCCAGAGATTTTTTCAATGAAGATGGATGCTGGAAAGACGTATCAATTAAGTATTGGTGTTTCTATTATCATGATTATTATGTACCTTGCTGCATTGCTATTTAAGTTAGTTACGCACCGTGGTGTATATCAACATAAAAGTGATGAAGTAGCGCATGAGGAAGAGCCAGAGTGGTCCAAAAGTAAAGCGCTACTCATTTTAGCGATAGCAACACTTGCAGTTGCTTATGTGTCAGAGGCCCTCGTACATACTTTTGAAACGGTCGCAAAGTCATTTGGCTGGTCAGAGTTATTTATAGGGGTTATTATCGTTGCAATTGTTGGCAATGCAGCAGAACATGCATCTGCGATTATTATGGCATATAAAAATAAAGTGAATATCGCAGTGGAAATTGCAGTAGGTTCTACATTACAAATCGCTATGTTTGTTGCTCCTGTATTAGTACTTCTTTCGATGCTTTTTGCACAAAAGATGCCTTTAGTATTTACAATACCAGAACTTGTTTCTATGATTACAGCTGTTTTCTTAACCATTGCGATTTCAAATGATGGGGATACAAACTGGTTTGAAGGAGGCACTTTATTAGCGGCGTATGTCATTATGGGAATTGGTTTTTATTTATTATGAAAAATAGGGATAACAATGCTTCAGAGGGAAAACAATAAATACAGATTTATATACCTTTATGTAGGAAGGAGCCAGACAGGTGAAACGAGTATACAGCATATGTCTTTCAACCATGGTCTCGTTTATTTTATTATTTCCTAACAGTAGTTTTGCAAAGACAACGGTAGAAGTAAAAATGCCTTCATCTGTTTTAAATATTTCAAAAGATAATACATTTCCAAATGACGCACAAGATTTACCGCGTTTACAGCCAAGTAAGTTTGCGCAAGAACTATTGAAAACAGCAAATATCAAAATTGAAAACCCTGATTTAATTCGAATGTTTAATGAAACAACAATTTCGAATGCACCGCTTGCGGTAGGATACCGAGCGAAAATTTATTTAGGTCAATGGGCATTAAATTATGAGTCAATAGATACATCGATTAATTGGGAATATAAGCAAGTGAATCGAAATGTATATGATAATCGCGGAGGAGATCGTTTATATCCACTTCGCTATAAACAAGAAACTCAAAAGACAATCGAAGGCGATTTAACAGCGGATATGAAAGATGCTACAGATGTGAAAAAAATGATGCTTTTAAAAGCGCTTGAAAAAGTACAATTGCCACTTTCGTTTAAAACGACCATTGGTTATGGTACAGGACATGAGCGTGTTTATAATATTAGTCCAAGTCAACTCGGATATTTATATGCTTATACGCCAGCAGTAAATGAAAAAGGAAAAGTAACATTTGGAGAAGTGTACCTTGTTTTAAAGGGAAATCAAAAAAGGCTTGTCGTAAAAAATGTTACTTCTCAAGGAATTGGAGCTGCTATTCCAATTCATGATCATTTGTTTTTTAAATTTGTTTCTTCATCGCATTCACAATGAAATAAAAAACGTCAGCCTATAAGCTGACGTTTTTTATTTATAACATAATGTTTGATGTTTTTGATAAGAAATCTTCTTTTGGATAGTAGCTATTTTTTACAAGAACATTTGGTCCAAGACATTTAACAGCAGGACAATGACAACTTAATGATTGTGCTGTTTTTGAAGCGCTCCATTTTTCATATGCTTCTTGTAATGTGTTTGTTTGTATGTTTCCTAGAAGCGGAACATCACCAAAGTCCGTCACAATAATATTTCCATCGAAAATATTTACATTTAAACGAGAACGACCGTCTGGATCATTACGTACAGTTACATTTTTACTTTCATGTAATTTCTTAAATGTAGCTAAATCGCGTTCATCATCACTACATGCATAGAAAGGTAATGTTCCAAATAACATCCATACATTTTCATCACGAATTTCTAATAAATGTTCAATTGCTTTTCGAATTTCGTCTTTTGTTAAAATTTCAAGTGTGCTAGCAAAGTCACTTGGATACATCGGATGCACTTCATGACGTTTACAACCCATTTCTTCAACAATTTGACGATGGATATGTTCGATGTGTGGTAGAGTTCTTTTGTTTAACATCGTTTCGGCTGATACGAGTACACCTGCATCTGATAGAGCTTTACTATTTGTAATCATTCGTTCAAATAATTTTGCGCGTTGTTCATAAGTAGGTTTACGCTCCATCATTGCAAACCCGCCTTCAACGAAGTCATCAATTGTTCCCCAGTTATGTGAAATATGCAATACATCTAAGTAGGGAATAATTTGTTCGTAACGTGCTAAATCTATAGTTAAGTTTGAGTTGATTTGAGTGCGAACGCCT
Encoded here:
- a CDS encoding pyridoxamine 5'-phosphate oxidase family protein; translated protein: MHLKEKIATIIQGQRTGILSTVRNDKPHGAFMMFFHEDFVLYVATDRNSKKITDIEKNPNVHVLLGREGKKLDEDYIEVEGIASIEEDQTLKNKFWTNSLKRWLLGAEDPNYVLIKINPDTIYYIDSAGTTEPEFLRL
- the cax gene encoding calcium/proton exchanger → MFNKIFLIVALIGVPLSVLGKTLHWPQTIMFAVYCITIIALAGFMGRATESLAIVSGPRIGGLLNATFGNAVELIISIFALQAGLIEVVLASLTGSVLGNLLLVGGLSFFIGGLKYKRQSFNVYDARHNSALLIFAVVVAFVIPEIFSMKMDAGKTYQLSIGVSIIMIIMYLAALLFKLVTHRGVYQHKSDEVAHEEEPEWSKSKALLILAIATLAVAYVSEALVHTFETVAKSFGWSELFIGVIIVAIVGNAAEHASAIIMAYKNKVNIAVEIAVGSTLQIAMFVAPVLVLLSMLFAQKMPLVFTIPELVSMITAVFLTIAISNDGDTNWFEGGTLLAAYVIMGIGFYLL
- a CDS encoding YfkD famly protein, translating into MKRVYSICLSTMVSFILLFPNSSFAKTTVEVKMPSSVLNISKDNTFPNDAQDLPRLQPSKFAQELLKTANIKIENPDLIRMFNETTISNAPLAVGYRAKIYLGQWALNYESIDTSINWEYKQVNRNVYDNRGGDRLYPLRYKQETQKTIEGDLTADMKDATDVKKMMLLKALEKVQLPLSFKTTIGYGTGHERVYNISPSQLGYLYAYTPAVNEKGKVTFGEVYLVLKGNQKRLVVKNVTSQGIGAAIPIHDHLFFKFVSSSHSQ
- the yfkAB gene encoding radical SAM/CxCxxxxC motif protein YfkAB, yielding MTISQKMKPITPSYDPWEAYMDLEEYGKLLLTNVEFTTTTLCNMRCEHCAVGYTLQPKDPNPLPMELLLKRLDEIPYLRSLSITGGEPMLSKKSVDNYVTPLLKYAHERGVRTQINSNLTIDLARYEQIIPYLDVLHISHNWGTIDDFVEGGFAMMERKPTYEQRAKLFERMITNSKALSDAGVLVSAETMLNKRTLPHIEHIHRQIVEEMGCKRHEVHPMYPSDFASTLEILTKDEIRKAIEHLLEIRDENVWMLFGTLPFYACSDDERDLATFKKLHESKNVTVRNDPDGRSRLNVNIFDGNIIVTDFGDVPLLGNIQTNTLQEAYEKWSASKTAQSLSCHCPAVKCLGPNVLVKNSYYPKEDFLSKTSNIML